A window from Chryseobacterium vaccae encodes these proteins:
- a CDS encoding GNAT family N-acetyltransferase, which yields MSDSQHEIKLRPTTVADLDILYQFQIDDGACHLAAFTSKDSANKETYLTKYTQLLKDPTVNNQTIFADTVIAGSIAKFVMEGDAEITYWIDKAFWGKGVATTALKDFLKIEKTRPIFGRVAFDNIGSQKVLEKCGFVKIGTDKGFANARQAEIEEFIYKLDV from the coding sequence ATGAGCGACAGCCAACATGAAATAAAACTCAGGCCAACAACAGTTGCTGATTTAGATATTCTTTATCAGTTCCAGATTGATGATGGAGCCTGTCATCTGGCAGCATTTACTTCAAAGGACTCTGCCAATAAAGAAACCTATCTAACCAAATATACCCAATTACTGAAAGATCCAACCGTTAACAACCAAACTATTTTTGCCGATACTGTTATCGCTGGAAGCATAGCAAAGTTTGTCATGGAGGGCGATGCAGAAATCACCTACTGGATTGATAAAGCTTTCTGGGGAAAAGGTGTAGCCACAACGGCATTAAAAGATTTCCTTAAGATTGAAAAAACAAGACCTATTTTTGGACGTGTAGCCTTTGACAATATAGGCTCACAGAAGGTTCTTGAAAAATGTGGCTTTGTAAAAATTGGTACTGACAAAGGTTTTGCCAATGCCCGGCAGGCGGAAATTGAAGAATTTATCTACAAACTTGATGTTTAA
- a CDS encoding imm11 family protein, with amino-acid sequence MNYYLLRHEINENDIYVNIEQQGSLELLSQGKTPKISRTYYTGENITDYISLGGFGISYKAMSFFKSECGEDLSFISTVIYRKDTDEPLPIYLTKVNQEIDCIDDEKSELFMLSDKKVRRIKRLFFKNNITENIFRVRGLKDRVFVSENLKNKMMNLGLKGFEFIPVEEFTF; translated from the coding sequence ATGAATTATTATTTACTGAGACATGAAATTAATGAAAATGACATTTATGTTAATATTGAACAGCAAGGTTCATTAGAATTGCTGTCACAAGGAAAAACTCCCAAAATATCCAGAACTTATTATACAGGTGAAAATATAACAGATTATATTTCCCTCGGAGGATTTGGAATTTCTTATAAAGCCATGTCATTTTTTAAAAGTGAATGTGGTGAAGACCTTAGCTTTATTTCTACAGTGATATATAGGAAGGACACTGATGAACCATTACCTATTTACTTAACCAAAGTGAATCAGGAAATTGACTGTATAGATGATGAAAAATCTGAACTGTTTATGCTAAGTGATAAAAAAGTAAGACGGATTAAAAGATTATTTTTTAAAAATAATATCACTGAAAACATTTTCAGAGTCAGGGGATTAAAGGACAGGGTTTTTGTAAGTGAAAATTTAAAAAATAAAATGATGAATCTGGGTCTGAAAGGTTTTGAGTTTATTCCTGTTGAAGAATTTACTTTTTAA